From Pyxicephalus adspersus chromosome 7, UCB_Pads_2.0, whole genome shotgun sequence, a single genomic window includes:
- the LOC140334628 gene encoding olfactory receptor 5V1-like has product MNSSLTISPDFLLVALSDLPDLRVVLFCILLLLYLLTLTGNTIIIVASQLDERLHKPMYFFLGNLAFLDICYTSTTMPKLLQILLAKTKSITFIGCVTQLFFFLAFVGTEHVLLLVMSYDRFVAVCLPLRYTVLMKQSVCSSLAFVSWFIGLVNSTVHTTFTFRLKFCGVRKINYFFCDIPPLLSLACDDTSVNEHLLLAIGVFIGWAPFLSILISYIYIIVTIMKIRSEEGRQKAFSTCVSHLTVVILYYGSAVFNYVRPVSSYSLGKDQLISVLYSMVIPMLNPVIYTLKNQEVKDSINRQFTLRMKL; this is encoded by the coding sequence ATGAATTCCAGCCTGACAATCTCCCCAGACTTTCTGTTAGTAGCCCTGTCGGACCTCCCAGACCTCAGAGTTGTCCTCTTCTGTATCCTCCTTCTCCTTTACCTTCTAACACTAACGGGTAACACAATTATCATTGTAGCCTCACAGCTGGATGAGCGACTACACAAGCCAATGTACTTCTTTTTGGGCAATTTAGCTTTCCTGGACATTTGTTATACTTCCACCACCATGCCCAAACTTTTACAGATCCTTCTAGCCAAGACCAAGTCCATCACATTCATTGGCTGTGTGActcagctgtttttctttttggcatTTGTGGGCACTGAACACGTCCTTCTCTTGGTAATGTCTTATGACAGATTTGTAGCTGTATGTCTCCCTCTCCGATATACGGTCTTGATGAAACAAAGCGTTTGTTCCAGCTTGGCTTTTGTATCCTGGTTCATTGGCCTGGTGAATTCCACGGTTCATACCACATTCACATTTCGACTTAAGTTTTGTGGAGTTAGAAAGATCAATTATTTCTTTTGTGATATCCCACCACTCCTTTCTCTGGCCTGTGATGATACATCGGTGAATGAGCATCTCTTGCTCGCCATTGGGGTTTTCATTGGGTGGGCTCCATTCCTGAGCATCCTCATATCGTACATTTACATCATTGTCACCATTATGAAGATTCGATCTGAGGAAGGAAGACAGAAAGCATTTTCCACATGTGTTTCTCATCTTACTGTCGTCATCTTGTATTACGGAAGTGCTGTTTTCAATTATGTGAGACCGGTCTCCAGCTACTCTTTGGGTAAGGATCAGCTGATTTCTGTCCTGTATAGCATGGTGATTCCAATGCTGAATCCGGTCATTTACACCTTGAAGAATCAGGAAGTCAAGGATTCCATCAACAGACAATTTACTTTAAGAATGAAGCTCTAG